A part of Myxococcus landrumus genomic DNA contains:
- the yedA gene encoding drug/metabolite exporter YedA: MSASTISSTPPAVVSPGNDSLQAGAQRGRILLCLLTLYLVWGSTYLGIRFVLQGGMPPFLTAGARFLTAGALLFIVLWLRGAPVPTAKQWGACAVVGAMLLGVGNGGVVYGQQTVPSGVAALVVGSLPMWSALFGGLFGQWPGKLERWGLALGFGGIILLNLGTELGSRVLPMVVLMVAPMSWALGSVLGRRMSLPKGLMAPAAQMLCGGALMLAFGLLRGEHISAMPEPRALAAFAYLVTFGSLLGYSAYAYLMRHASPSLATSYAYVNPVVAVLLGVIFAGETMTPMAWVAMAAILSAVVLLTRKR, from the coding sequence GTGTCCGCTTCGACCATCTCCTCGACCCCTCCCGCCGTCGTCTCGCCTGGGAATGACTCACTCCAGGCAGGCGCCCAGCGCGGCCGAATCCTCCTGTGCCTGCTGACCCTGTACCTCGTCTGGGGCTCTACCTACCTGGGCATCCGCTTCGTGCTCCAGGGAGGCATGCCGCCGTTCCTCACCGCGGGCGCGCGCTTCCTGACCGCGGGGGCGCTGTTGTTCATCGTGTTGTGGCTCCGGGGCGCACCGGTGCCCACCGCGAAGCAGTGGGGCGCGTGCGCGGTGGTGGGTGCGATGTTGCTGGGCGTGGGCAACGGCGGGGTGGTGTACGGGCAACAGACGGTGCCCTCGGGGGTGGCGGCGCTGGTGGTGGGCAGCCTGCCCATGTGGTCCGCGTTGTTTGGCGGACTGTTCGGCCAGTGGCCCGGAAAGCTGGAGCGCTGGGGGCTGGCGCTGGGCTTCGGCGGCATCATCCTGCTCAACCTCGGCACCGAGCTGGGGAGCCGGGTGCTCCCCATGGTGGTGCTCATGGTGGCGCCGATGAGCTGGGCGCTGGGCTCCGTGCTGGGCCGTCGCATGTCGCTGCCGAAGGGGTTGATGGCGCCCGCCGCGCAGATGTTGTGCGGTGGCGCGCTGATGCTGGCGTTCGGCCTGCTGCGCGGTGAGCACATCTCCGCCATGCCAGAGCCGCGCGCGCTGGCGGCCTTCGCGTACCTGGTCACCTTCGGCTCGCTCCTGGGCTACAGCGCGTATGCGTACCTGATGCGGCACGCCAGCCCCTCGCTGGCCACCAGCTACGCGTACGTCAACCCGGTGGTGGCGGTGCTCCTGGGCGTCATCTTCGCGGGCGAGACGATGACCCCCATGGCCTGGGTCGCCATGGCGGCGATTCTCAGCGCCGTCGTGCTGCTGACACGCAAACGCTGA